The following proteins are encoded in a genomic region of Methanoculleus bourgensis MS2:
- the argF gene encoding ornithine carbamoyltransferase: protein MKKDFLSFNDIDEHELESIIADAMRLKRLKSAGTAHEFLRGKSLGMIFEKASTRTRVSFEVGMTDLGGHALFLNPQDMQLGRGEEIRDTARVLARYVDAVMIRAYKHANIEEFARHSTVPVVNGLSDIQHPCQVLADIMTLTERFHDLRDLRLAWIGDGNNVCNSWILSSALTGMEIVIASPPSYQPKDALINQARAAGGRITIVTDPEEAVRDADVLYTDIWVSMGDEQERAERLKALKGYTIDSRLLAQAPPDALVMHCLPAHRGEEITDEVMEGPQSIVWDQAENRLHAQKALLVRLLAGGMPSLE, encoded by the coding sequence ATGAAGAAAGATTTTCTCTCGTTTAACGATATCGACGAGCATGAACTTGAGAGCATCATCGCCGACGCGATGCGTCTCAAGCGGCTGAAATCTGCCGGGACCGCGCACGAGTTCCTCAGGGGGAAGAGCCTCGGGATGATCTTTGAGAAGGCGTCCACCCGCACCCGGGTTTCGTTTGAGGTGGGGATGACCGACCTCGGCGGCCATGCGCTCTTCTTAAACCCCCAGGATATGCAACTCGGGCGGGGCGAGGAGATCAGGGATACGGCGCGGGTGCTTGCCCGCTACGTCGATGCAGTGATGATCCGGGCCTACAAGCACGCCAACATCGAGGAGTTCGCCCGGCACTCAACCGTTCCAGTCGTCAACGGGCTATCTGACATACAGCATCCCTGCCAGGTGCTGGCTGACATTATGACCCTCACTGAGCGGTTCCACGACCTCCGCGACCTGAGGCTCGCATGGATCGGGGACGGCAACAACGTCTGCAACTCGTGGATACTCTCCTCCGCCCTGACCGGCATGGAGATCGTGATTGCAAGTCCCCCTAGCTACCAGCCGAAAGATGCCCTCATCAACCAGGCGCGGGCGGCAGGCGGCAGGATCACGATCGTCACGGACCCGGAGGAAGCGGTCAGGGATGCGGATGTCCTCTACACCGATATCTGGGTCTCCATGGGCGACGAGCAGGAGCGTGCCGAGCGCCTGAAGGCCCTCAAGGGCTACACCATAGACTCCCGCCTTCTTGCGCAGGCGCCACCCGATGCTCTCGTGATGCACTGCCTCCCCGCCCACCGGGGAGAGGAGATCACCGACGAGGTGATGGAGGGGCCGCAGAGCATCGTCTGGGACCAGGCCGAGAACCGGCTCCACGCGCAGAAAGCGTTGCTTGTGCGGCTACTCGCCGGCGGCATGCCTTCGCTGGAGTGA
- a CDS encoding methanogenesis marker 14 protein → MCARFLERFFKPTPHIVESPPPPSISHGPGPGVPEYRVKPYFIVASVEMGNTTTKCILTGTSLETGRSYVINKTVTMSRDVRPPKPGETVFGATLDGTKLTRESVTELVRDTLIQSHAAAHLSIKDDLDFVVRSTGVVAAMDSPDQVGDFIIALANGCLAAGVPPRKMTPPMSIDNLPPKLRQFSFADKVVFVGAVAGVVPPVGCTGVEMVANEMEGELAMAGIKEGAKWTPVDFRNPCISIDFGTTLDGRITSDVARDDPNPFAQTIGNFCGLAGAIPDAIVRGTGLVKDRTGTALDLFGDHSIQSPFGGRKRSAVDEYVDRCHEHIDIRIVPRDRARFGRVPVCADVAAESGVALIGCDCGVDGSETPALEEIGHEIYEKHGMGMLTEVVDRVCAKMALRLIDVAIEKGMVPPNSSIGFTGRAAISGRKPEYILEGITDRNLYEKPNDHLVFVDDGLARGAALMGRCMNSLGKPKAPLGGVRGGGCIMSRRIKIGK, encoded by the coding sequence ATGTGTGCCCGTTTTTTGGAGCGCTTTTTCAAACCTACGCCCCACATCGTCGAAAGCCCGCCTCCGCCATCGATCTCGCACGGGCCGGGCCCGGGTGTCCCCGAGTACCGGGTGAAGCCCTATTTTATCGTGGCGTCTGTTGAGATGGGCAATACCACGACAAAGTGTATCCTGACCGGCACAAGCCTGGAGACGGGCAGGTCCTACGTCATCAACAAGACCGTGACCATGAGCCGTGACGTCCGACCGCCCAAACCGGGGGAGACGGTCTTTGGGGCAACCCTGGATGGCACGAAACTGACGCGCGAGTCGGTTACCGAACTGGTGCGCGACACCCTGATCCAGAGTCACGCGGCGGCTCACCTGAGCATCAAGGATGACCTGGACTTCGTCGTCAGGAGCACCGGGGTCGTTGCGGCGATGGACTCCCCCGACCAGGTTGGGGACTTCATCATCGCTCTTGCAAACGGCTGCCTTGCCGCCGGTGTTCCGCCGCGGAAGATGACGCCGCCGATGTCGATCGACAACCTCCCACCGAAACTCCGGCAGTTCTCGTTTGCCGACAAGGTGGTCTTCGTCGGCGCAGTGGCTGGTGTCGTGCCGCCGGTCGGGTGTACCGGTGTTGAGATGGTGGCAAACGAGATGGAGGGGGAACTCGCGATGGCGGGCATCAAGGAGGGCGCCAAGTGGACGCCGGTCGACTTCCGGAACCCCTGCATATCCATCGACTTCGGCACCACGCTCGATGGACGTATCACGAGCGATGTCGCCCGTGACGACCCGAATCCCTTCGCCCAGACGATCGGGAACTTCTGCGGGCTTGCGGGTGCCATACCTGATGCGATTGTCAGGGGCACCGGGCTTGTGAAGGACCGGACGGGGACGGCCCTCGACCTCTTCGGCGATCATAGCATCCAGAGCCCATTCGGGGGCCGAAAACGTTCCGCCGTTGATGAATACGTCGACCGGTGCCACGAGCATATCGATATCAGGATCGTCCCCCGCGACCGGGCACGGTTTGGGCGGGTCCCGGTCTGCGCGGATGTAGCTGCTGAATCTGGTGTCGCCCTTATCGGGTGTGATTGCGGCGTCGACGGCAGCGAGACACCGGCCCTCGAGGAGATCGGGCACGAGATCTATGAGAAGCACGGCATGGGTATGCTGACCGAGGTCGTCGACCGGGTCTGCGCAAAGATGGCGCTCCGGCTCATCGATGTCGCTATCGAGAAAGGGATGGTCCCGCCGAACTCGTCGATCGGGTTCACCGGGCGGGCGGCGATCTCGGGGAGGAAGCCTGAGTATATCCTTGAGGGCATCACCGACCGGAACCTCTACGAGAAGCCCAACGACCACCTGGTCTTTGTGGACGATGGTCTTGCCCGGGGGGCGGCGCTGATGGGGCGGTGCATGAACTCTCTTGGGAAACCGAAGGCTCCGCTCGGCGGGGTGCGTGGCGGGGGATGTATTATGTCCCGCCGGATCAAAATAGGAAAGTAG
- the purD gene encoding phosphoribosylamine--glycine ligase, with the protein MDMKVLVVGGGGREHAITRALSCNSGVRIFSVMARRNPGIARVAERVLIEKETNTPKIVKFATENGLDAAVIGPEAPLEAGIVDHLEAAGIPCMGPTRAAARIETDKAFCRRLMERHGIAGCPEYHVCHDPEEARRFIEAYDGDLAIKPIGLTGGKGVRIMGEHVDAAGAVEYARQIGGDVVLEERLLGEEFTLQAFVDGEHLVPMPLVQDHKRAYEGDVGPNTGGMGSYSMSDHMLPFVSRSDYEKALRIMEDTVAAMREEGAPYRGILYGQFMNTREGPKVIEFNARFGDPEAMNVLSLLESDFADIITRITQGDLAPSDVRFAHNATVCKYLVPEGYPEAPVAHQPLTLGDYGDALLYYANVEERNGTLYTLTSRTLAFVGRGATLEEAEAIAEKAASSVSGRIFYRRDIGTRDTLKKRCLHMKEIA; encoded by the coding sequence ATGGATATGAAAGTTCTCGTTGTAGGTGGTGGTGGCAGAGAGCATGCGATCACCAGGGCGCTTTCCTGCAACAGTGGCGTGAGAATATTTTCGGTCATGGCACGAAGGAACCCCGGGATAGCCCGGGTCGCAGAGCGGGTGCTCATCGAGAAAGAGACCAATACCCCAAAGATAGTCAAATTCGCTACCGAAAACGGGCTCGACGCTGCAGTCATCGGACCGGAGGCGCCTCTTGAGGCAGGCATCGTCGATCACCTCGAGGCGGCGGGGATACCCTGCATGGGGCCGACCCGTGCGGCAGCCAGGATTGAGACAGATAAAGCGTTCTGCCGCCGGTTGATGGAGCGGCACGGTATCGCAGGCTGTCCGGAGTACCATGTCTGCCATGACCCGGAGGAGGCGCGGCGGTTCATTGAGGCCTACGACGGGGACCTTGCTATCAAGCCTATCGGGCTCACCGGGGGGAAGGGTGTGCGGATCATGGGTGAGCACGTCGATGCGGCAGGGGCGGTCGAGTACGCCAGGCAGATCGGCGGGGACGTCGTCCTGGAAGAGCGGTTGCTTGGGGAGGAGTTCACCCTCCAGGCGTTCGTCGACGGCGAGCACCTGGTGCCCATGCCTCTCGTTCAGGACCACAAACGCGCATACGAGGGGGATGTGGGGCCGAACACCGGCGGGATGGGCTCATACTCCATGTCCGACCATATGCTCCCCTTCGTCTCCCGATCTGACTATGAAAAAGCGCTCAGGATTATGGAGGATACGGTTGCGGCTATGCGTGAGGAGGGAGCGCCGTACCGGGGGATCCTCTACGGCCAGTTCATGAACACACGCGAAGGCCCGAAGGTCATCGAGTTTAACGCCCGCTTCGGGGACCCGGAGGCCATGAACGTCCTCTCGCTCCTGGAGTCGGACTTCGCGGATATCATCACCCGTATCACGCAGGGGGACCTCGCACCGTCAGATGTCAGGTTCGCCCATAACGCGACGGTCTGCAAGTATCTCGTCCCCGAAGGCTACCCTGAGGCCCCGGTGGCTCATCAGCCTCTCACCCTTGGCGACTACGGCGACGCCCTCCTCTACTACGCAAACGTCGAAGAGCGGAACGGGACGCTCTATACCCTGACGTCGCGGACGCTCGCGTTCGTCGGGAGGGGCGCGACCCTCGAGGAGGCTGAGGCTATCGCCGAGAAGGCGGCATCGTCGGTCTCGGGACGCATCTTTTACCGCAGGGACATCGGCACCAGGGATACCCTCAAGAAACGATGCCTGCACATGAAGGAGATCGCATGA